One region of Eupeodes corollae chromosome 1, idEupCoro1.1, whole genome shotgun sequence genomic DNA includes:
- the LOC129941230 gene encoding uncharacterized protein LOC129941230 → MHKTLGVLITLLIGFVCVQSFAIEARWSGVNNEVYSKYVCNGKENGARIMVVGSCTQYYECKSGESTVKTCRSPNKFFDSSSEKCVAKSDCIEPKGDCSTSKPKPTPPCNNKPTTPSTPKPTEPSKPTKPTRPTKPTKPTPTTPQDTPCEIKGQNEQQKLQEELEKQYAEFFGNSGQKCESRGGSCRGLPNGTLIPHKDNCQMYLVCFNGCGAENMCPASLLFNSETRLCDKRENSKCSL, encoded by the exons ATGCATAAGACTTTGGGGGTATTGATAACTCTCCTAATTGGATTTGTTTGCGTTCAGAGTTTTGCTATTGAG GCCCGTTGGAGTGGTGTAAATAACGAAGTCTATTCGAAGTATGTTTGTAATGGTAAGGAAAATGGCGCCCGAATTATGGTAGTTGGATCATGTACTCAATACTATGAATGCAAATCTGGTGAAAGCACTGTCAAAACTTGTAGGagtccaaacaaatttttcgaCTCATCATCAGAAAAGTGTGTGGCGAAATCAGACTGCATTGAACCCAAAGGTGATTGCTCGACATCAAAGCCTAAGCCGACACCACCTTGTAACAATAAGCCCACAACACCATCTACTCCAAAACCAACTGAGCCATCCAAGCCCACTAAGCCCACCAGGCCAACAAAACCAACCAAGCCAACACCAACCACTCCCCAGGATACCCCATGTGAGATCAAAGGTCAAAATGAACAGCAAAAGTTGCAGGAAGAACTTGAAAAGCAATATGCTGAATTTTTTGGTAATTCTGGACAGAAGTGCGAATCCCGTGGTGGATCTTGCCGCGGCCTCCCAAATGGAACTTTGATCCCCCACAAAGACAATTGCCAAATGTATTTGGTCTGTTTTAATGGCTGTGGTGCTGAAAATATGTGTCCCGCTTCGTTACTTTTCAACTCTGAAACACGATTGTGTGATAAAAGAGAGAATTCTAAATGCAGTTTGTAA